In Naumovozyma dairenensis CBS 421 chromosome 2, complete genome, the following are encoded in one genomic region:
- the PTR3 gene encoding Ptr3p (similar to Saccharomyces cerevisiae PTR3 (YFR029W); ancestral locus Anc_1.348), whose product MLIEKLINDIEQNLFLPKDLISIQTNENPISNADTPLEEQYSYKIKYDIVADASVLTCGCCISNSLYFQISNKLNSNLIKCPTCDSCNAKLIGAINPLRNLYHQLENYKSQLRSDSTDTQLMKTSSFPHTDHHSLDTEGSTPPLPIEYPSSYYSEKGYIPSETTKKSLISLFHSIATEYNSDSLGFTNNNGGITNVSKNDLQSDINEKSYSQQERKLQKGGNDLPVLDTVSVTKTVPISQDNKSSTISITTKTVEQKLNKNNNGNNNHTIEKVSSNTTPLANDTKSIQEKNLQSTTFDEQKEYYFAKCFPMYRKKSQYATHSKFLKTKSKLFINTAISPDCTKFALITEHKWEVYAIENENNITVSPTLLFCGKSNGQFGPNFDKLQYPDDKSLLLDTRNNDTPPSNTKKKNKGDWEQFCCKLSNHFLVISGSHNIFRVFNLNKNGELIYSHQSVFPIRCIDIDPSSKIIACGITGKEKHSGSEQALIAFHRIEKNKVTLEPEFLSPMTIILPYRDPVKTVQLSNDGLYLSCSTALESRFLIISLKKINEPRLIMKSLRSIDTSLESEGITDTKLFPGNPNLMCVTSTAFKSPPIIINTKIENIDGIRNVAQPTLLIRLNKLGSKIHKCEVSPRSDAIAFLDRNGSVYIMSAPTMLEDEKKRIVLVEMVSNAYKAHESASLKFSPDGHKLYILDRKGILYVEDFAYGSPDNREITKCKQLD is encoded by the coding sequence ATGCTTATCGAAAAACTGataaatgatattgaacAAAACTTATTTCTTCCGAAAGATTTAATATCCATTCAAACTAACGAAAATCCAATTTCTAATGCTGATACCCCACTGGAAGAACAGTATAGttacaaaatcaaatatgaTATAGTAGCTGATGCATCAGTCTTGACGTGTGGTTGCtgtatttcaaattcattatatttccaaattagTAATAAGCTAAACTCAAATCTCATTAAGTGTCCCACATGCGATAGTTGTAATGCTAAACTTATAGGTGCCATTAATCCATTACGAAACctttatcatcaattagaaaattataaatcACAACTGCGAAGTGACTCAACTGACACACAACTTATGAAAACATCATCGTTCCCACATACAGATCATCATAGTCTTGACACGGAAGGTTCCACTCCACCTTTACCCATCGAATATCCATCATCTTATTACAGCGAGAAAGGTTACATACCGTCAGAAACAACCAAAAAAAGTTTAATATCCTTGTTTCATTCCATTGCCACCGAATATAACTCTGATTCACTTGGAtttactaataataatgggGGCATAACTAATGTATCAAAGAACGACTTGCAATCAGAcataaatgaaaaatcttACTCTCAACAAGAACGGAAACTTCAGAAAGGAGGTAATGATTTACCAGTATTAGATACTGTCTCAGTTACCAAGACCGTACCTATTTCTCAAGATAACAAGTCATCAACCATTTCAATCACTACAAAAACGGTCGAACAAAAACTAAATAAGAACAATAACggcaacaacaaccacaCAATTGAGAAGGTCTCAAGCAATACAACACCACTAGCAAATGATACCAAAAGtatacaagaaaaaaatttacaatCTACCACATTTGATGAACAAAAGGAATACTACTTTGCAAAATGTTTCCCAATGTATAGAAAGAAATCCCAGTATGCAACACATTCTAAATTCTTAAAAActaaatcaaaattattcattaatacTGCCATCTCACCAGATTGTACCAAATTTGCCTTAATTACTGAACATAAATGGGAAGTTTAtgcaattgaaaatgaaaataacaTTACAGTATCTCcaactttattattttgtggGAAATCAAATGGTCAATTTGGAcctaattttgataaattgcAATATCCTGATGATAAATCTTTACTGCTAGATACAAGGAATAATGACACGCCTCCTTCGAACactaaaaagaaaaataaaggtGATTGGGAACAATTTTGTTGTAAATTGTCTAATCATTTCTTAGTTATCTCAGGTTCACATAATATCTTTAGAGTATTCAATCTAAATAAAAACGGAGAATTGATATATAGTCATCAATCTGTATTCCCTATCAGATGTATCGATATTGATCCATCTTCTAAAATAATCGCATGTGGTATAACTGGTAAAGAAAAGCATTCTGGTTCGGAACAAGCATTAATCGCCTTCCatagaattgaaaaaaataaagtaaCTTTGGAACCTGAATTCTTATCACCAATGACTATAATATTACCATATCGAGATCCAGTGAAAACCGTCCAATTATCTAATGATGGcttatatttatcatgCTCTACAGCATTGGAATCAAgatttctaataatatctttgaaaaaaattaatgaaccAAGATTGATCATGAAAAGTTTGAGATCAATTGATACATCTTTGGAATCAGAAGGTATTACTGATACCAAATTATTCCCAGGAAACCCAAATTTAATGTGTGTCACATCTACTGCATTCAAATCACCTCCAATCATAATTAACACcaagattgaaaatattgatgGTATTCGGAACGTTGCACAACCTACATTACTTATAAGATTAAACAAATTAGGTTCTAAGATTCATAAATGTGAAGTTTCTCCAAGAAGTGATGCCATTGCTTTCTTAGATAGGAACGGTTCTGTCTATATTATGTCAGCTCCAACAATgttagaagatgaaaagaaaagaattgtTTTAGTGGAAATGGTATCAAATGCATACAAAGCTCATGAATCTGCGTCGTTGAAATTCAGTCCAGATGGccataaattatatatattggatAGGAAAGGTATATTATATGTAGAAGATTTCGCATATGGTTCCCCAGATAACCGTGAAATAACAAAATGCAAACAATTGGATTGA
- the YPT10 gene encoding Rab family GTPase YPT10 (similar to Saccharomyces cerevisiae YPT10 (YBR264C); ancestral locus Anc_1.338) → MNESPIVTYCCDLKVVLLGESSVGKTSIVTKISTGKFQKGAATIGAAFTTKQIQFNEIEENGVEQCFKVSIEIWDTAGQERYRSLTPMYYRNTDVALIVFDLTQEASLKKARSWIDELKSYLDSSSRRDKHISMILVANKVDLVAKNDGTFDINQYLENWDIPSEYPLKIVSAKTNEGINELFDDIIKKIPKDQFVKEDAQARRPSTIQLNSSIADNSTGCNC, encoded by the coding sequence atgaatgaaaGTCCGATTGTCACATACTGTTGTGATTTGAAAGTAGTTCTCTTAGGTGAATCGTCAGTGGGGAAGACGTCAATCGTTACCAAGATTTCTACAGGTAAGTTTCAGAAGGGTGCTGCTACAATTGGTGCAGCATTTACTACTAAACAAATacaattcaatgaaattgaagagAATGGTGTAGAACAATGCTTTAAGGTGAGTATTGAAATATGGGATACTGCTGGGCAGGAGCGATATAGATCATTGACACCCATGTATTATAGAAATACAGATGTGGCATTAATAGTTTTTGATCTTACGCAAGAAGCCAGTTTAAAGAAGGCGAGAAGTTGgattgatgaattgaaatcataTTTAGATTCCTCTTCACGAAGAGATAAACATATCTCGATGATATTAGTTGCAAACAAAGTTGATCTTGTGGCTAAAAATGACGGAACCTTCGATATTAATCAATATTTGGAGAATTGGGATATACCAAGTGAATATCCATTGAAGATAGTAAGTGCGAAAACAAATGAAGGTATTAATGAgttatttgatgatattattaaaaaaataccgAAGGATCAATTTGTTAAGGAGGATGCTCAAGCTAGACGACCATCCACGATACAATTAAATTCAAGTATAGCAGACAACAGCACTGGTTGCAACTGTTga
- the CDC14 gene encoding phosphoprotein phosphatase CDC14 (similar to Saccharomyces cerevisiae CDC14 (YFR028C); ancestral locus Anc_1.349) gives MPKDVSLDNTIEFLKGRVYLGAYDYTPENTDEIVFFTIEDTLYYNSFHLDFGPMNIGHLYRFAVILHEILNDPINSKKSVVFYSSTFTRERANSACLLCCYMILVQGWTPHQVLQPLAQVDPPFMPFRDAGYSNADFEITIQDIVYGVWRAKEKGLIDLKNFNLEDYERYEHVEEGDFNVLTPDFIAFASPQEENYKLNRNPIVVNLNRPFKSVLNFFKDNNVQLVVRLNSHLYNKRHFETIGIQHLDMIFEDGTCPDLSIVQNFVGAAETIIKKGGKIAVHCKAGLGRTGCLIGAHLIYTYGFTANECIGFLRFIRPGMVVGPQQHWLYLNQNNFRDWKHTMRISLEPSEIIGGLYPLIPLDEYRQQKRAMKESALYNDDNNVNDEFGDSLTMTPPRKIRNNNALNDRRLDNRYQTVGLPQNSPGQPRKGQNGTYTIENIDKKNGTKKSPVEDGDGDIIMKSNNDSKVSSSSIGHDDDADRDTLLRQLLPKNKRAVSGKRITSASGIRKTR, from the coding sequence ATGCCTAAGGATGTATCCCTCGATAATACCATTGAATTCTTAAAAGGTAGAGTATACCTTGGAGCTTATGATTATACACCAGAAAATACTGACGAGATCGTATTTTTCACCATAGAAGATACCCTATACTATAACAGTTTCCATCTAGATTTTGGTCCCATGAATATAGGTCATTTATATCGATTTGCCGTTATACTCCATGAAATCCTTAATGATCCAATAAACTCTAAAAAATCAGTAGTTTTCTACTCTTCTACGTTCACTAGAGAACGTGCTAATTCTGCATGCCTTTTATGCTGTTACATGATTCTAGTTCAAGGATGGACACCACATCAAGTCTTACAACCATTAGCTCAAGTGGATCCTCCCTTTATGCCATTTAGAGATGCAGGTTATTCTAATGCTGATTTCGAAATTACTATACAAGATATTGTTTACGGTGTATGGAGAGCTAAAGAGAAAGgattgattgatttgaagaattttaaTCTTGAAGATTATGAACGTTATGAACATGTGGAAGAAGGTGACTTCAATGTATTGACCCCGGATTTCATTGCATTTGCTTCACCACAAGAggaaaattataaattgaATAGAAATCCTATCGTTGTAAATTTAAATCGACCCTTCAAAAGTGTcttgaatttctttaaagataataacGTTCAATTGGTAGTAAGGTTAAATTCTCACCTTTATAATAAACGtcattttgaaacaatAGGAATTCAACATTTAGATATGATTTTCGAAGATGGTACTTGTCCAGATCTTTCCattgttcaaaattttGTAGGTGCCGCTGAAACAATAATTAAGAAAGGTGGGAAAATTGCTGTTCATTGTAAAGCGGGTCTTGGAAGAACAGGATGTCTTATTGGAGCTCATCTTATTTATACATATGGGTTTACTGCCAATGAATGTATTGGATTTTTAAGGTTTATAAGACCAGGGATGGTTGTTGGTCCGCAACAACATTGGTTGTATCTCAATCAAAACAATTTTAGAGATTGGAAACATACCATGAGAATATCATTGGAACCTAGTGAAATTATTGGCGGACTTTACCCTTTGATACCGTTAGATGAATATAGGCAACAGAAGAGGGCTATGAAAGAATCCGCTCTATATAacgatgataataatgtaaatgatgaattcgGAGATTCATTAACTATGACGCCGCCAAGGAAAATTcgtaataataatgcacTAAACGATAGAAGACTTGATAACAGATACCAAACGGTTGGTTTACCTCAAAATTCTCCGGGCCAACCAAGAAAAGGTCAAAATGGTACATatacaattgaaaacatcgataaaaaaaatggaactAAAAAGTCTCCTGTTGAAGACGGAGATGGAGATATTATAATGAAGAGTAATAACGATAGTAAGGTATCTAGCTCGTCCATTGGTCATGATGACGATGCAGACAGAGATACATTATTGAGACAGCTACTGCCGAAAAACAAACGTGCTGTTTCTGGTAAAAGAATCACTAGTGCTTCAGGGATTAGGAAAACTAGATGA
- the SHG1 gene encoding Shg1p (similar to Saccharomyces cerevisiae SHG1 (YBR258C); ancestral locus Anc_1.345) yields MSTINVQTDPAKEFAEAFKKQGYFDQLKREILSKNWKSNNDDDDGTNTTTSVTVEQTIKNKVADSVKDMVDKDPNLIFKNRGTTSALIEAQLFKDDYKKLSEGDNKILLTDFIQQTLNDQELTDGIISKLESIIPDDKK; encoded by the coding sequence ATGTCCACTATAAATGTTCAAACTGACCCAGCAAAAGAATTCGCAGAAGCATTTAAAAAGCAAGGATACTTCgatcaattgaaaagagaaaTCCTATcgaaaaattggaaatccaataatgatgacgatgatggGACTAATACCACCACATCAGTAACTGTTGAACAAACCATCAAAAATAAGGTAGCTGATTCCGTGAAAGATATGGTCGATAAAGATCCTAATTTAATCTTTAAGAATAGAGGGACTACTAGTGCATTAATTGAGGCacaattattcaaagatgATTATAAGAAGTTATCGGAAGGTGATAATAAGATTTTATTGACTGATTTCATACAACAAACGTTGAACGATCAAGAACTTACTGACGGCATTATATCAAAATTGGAAAGTATTATTCCAGATGACAAAAAATGA
- the SHM1 gene encoding glycine hydroxymethyltransferase SHM1 (similar to Saccharomyces cerevisiae SHM1 (YBR263W); ancestral locus Anc_1.339), whose amino-acid sequence MLSARLLSARTVKPLLSSQCIIRSLSTKITNDQILISKHVREIDPEMNSILEQERNRQKHSITLIPSENFTSKSVMDLLGSEMQNKYSEGYPGERYYGGNQFIDMAESLCQKRALELYNLNPEEWGVNVQALSGAPANLYTYSALMNVGDRLMGLDLPHGGHLSHGYQLASGTKISYVSKYFNTMPYKVDVETGLIDYEQLSMTSKLFRPKIIVAGTSAYARLLDYKKFKEIADGCGAYLMSDMAHISGLVAANVIESPFKYSDIVTTTTHKSLRGPRGAMIFFRKGLRKTTKSGKEIHYDLEKKINFSVFPGHQGGPHNHTISALAVALKQAMTPEFKQYQQNIVNNAKVLSEELLKRGFKLVSGGTDNHLLLIDLSSLGIDGARLEAILEKINIAANKNTIPGDKSALFPSGLRIGTPAMTTRGFGPAEFTKVAEYIDTAVKLAIGLKSQESPENKDVRSKLNNFKQLCDEDEHVQKLTKEVSEWVGHFPVPGELS is encoded by the coding sequence ATGCTTTCTGCAAGATTACTATCAGCACGTACTGTGAAACCACTTTTATCATCTCAATGCATCATCCGTTCCCTATCCACTAAAATCACCAATGATCAAATCCTAATCTCCAAACATGTAAGAGAAATCGACCCAGAAATGAATTCCATCCTAGAACAAGAACGTAACAGACAAAAACATTCCATCACTTTAATCCCCTCTGAAAACTTCACCTCCAAATCAGTAATGGACCTTCTAGGTTCTGAAATGCAAAACAAATACTCAGAAGGATACCCAGGAGAACGTTATTACGGTGGTAACCAATTTATCGACATGGCCGAATCGCTATGTCAAAAACGTGCCCTTGAATTATACAACTTAAACCCAGAAGAATGGGGCGTAAACGTCCAAGCCTTAAGTGGTGCTCCAGCTAACTTATATACTTATTCTGCACTAATGAATGTCGGAGATAGGTTAATGGGGTTGGATTTACCTCATGGAGGTCATTTATCTCATGGGTATCAGTTGGCTTCAGGAACCAAGATCTCTTATGTTTCCAAATACTTCAATACAATGCCTTATAAAGTGGATGTAGAGACTGGATTAATCGATTATGAACAATTGTCAATGACTTCGAAATTGTTTAGACCAAAGATTATAGTTGCTGGTACATCTGCTTATGCGAGATTGTTGGATTATAAGAagtttaaagaaattgctGATGGATGTGGCGCATATTTGATGAGTGATATGGCTCACATTTCTGGTCTCGTTGCTGCAAATGTCATTGAATCtccatttaaatattctgaTATCGTTACTACTACGACTCATAAATCGTTAAGAGGTCCTCGTGGTGCAATGATCTTCTTTAGAAAGGGGTTGAGGAAGACAACAAAGAGTGGGAAGGAAATTCATTatgatttggaaaagaaaattaatttcTCTGTATTCCCTGGTCATCAAGGTGGTCCACATAATCACACTATTTCTGCATTGGCTGTCGCTTTAAAGCAAGCAATGACTCCAGAATTTAAACAATATCAACAAAATATTGTTAACAATGCCAAGGTCCTAAGCGAAGAACTATTGAAACGTGGTTTCAAATTGGTCTCTGGTGGTACAGATAatcatttgttgttgattgATTTATCTAGTCTCGGTATTGATGGTGCTCGTTTAGAAGCTATCTTAGAGAAAATTAATATTGCTGCCAATAAGAATACTATACCTGGTGATAAATCTGCTTTATTCCCATCTGGATTAAGAATTGGTACTCCAGCTATGACAACAAGAGGATTTGGCCCTGCTGAATTCACTAAAGTGGCAGAATATATTGACACTGCAGTTAAATTAGCCATCGGATTGAAATCTCAAGAATCAccagaaaataaagatgttAGATCCAAATTGAATAACTTCAAACAATTAtgtgatgaagatgaacaTGTTCAAAAATTGACAAAGGAAGTTTCTGAATGGGTTGGTCACTTCCCAGTTCCAGGTGAACTGTCATAA
- the MIC12 gene encoding Mic12p (similar to Saccharomyces cerevisiae YBR262C; ancestral locus Anc_1.340), translating into MRSILKLATLGAVSTATISSYYYIYGSNSQIPIIPKRWRRVEDEVDQLLEDKMTLKGKTGRQLNEQLNLNTRHLQVDQELLMRSNLNETMKDIWNKQIRTIVRWIFSVGN; encoded by the coding sequence ATGAGGAGTATATTGAAACTGGCGACTCTGGGCGCCGTGTCCACAGCTACCATTTCCTCATACTACTACATTTATGGATCGAACAGTCAAATTCCGATAATACCCAAGAGATGGAGACGCgttgaagatgaagttGATCAATTGCTAGAAGACAAAATGACACTTAAGGGTAAAACTGGCAGGCAATTAAATGAACAACTGAATCTGAATACAAGACATTTGCAAGTAGACCAAGAACTTTTGATGAGGTCTAATCTGAATGAGACTATGAAGGATATATGGAATAAGCAAATACGGACTATCGTCCGTTGGATATTCTCTGTAGGGAATTAA
- the RGD1 gene encoding GTPase-activating protein RGD1 (similar to Saccharomyces cerevisiae RGD1 (YBR260C); ancestral locus Anc_1.342): MINSPSDSKLNGSIDGNETFPQGSPNVNDTVHSSSSATSNSISSLKTSNSQPFAQTTTQQSRPNEVSLLQRSEIKKVMDSDVAINALLSRLKQSLLTCEEFTKFIRKKYIFEEEHTQELSKQYKHFFTTASQSSSLIFVRKPIHDVLAFDGKLSVVKESYVKALQKMYDEISALLLTMTKMRKSVKEHSRRLEKDVSDAIHSAEKAQNRYTSLCQDWDKLRMTDPTKTKLTLRGSKTTKEQEEELLRKIDSADLEYKQKVDHSNSLRTTFIIRERPKIVSELKDLILEIDTAMTIQLQKYTIWTENLILNSGVSISPLDSNKSMKAVASSVKNEKDLYDFLNKYNHAGKNSLLVNRNLIPVNYKKYPSMMKHNNKANKSPPKFAVDPSRNSIPKRVISTHNETPFQDTPQAKSSIMTDPTITAGATLASTSISSPSSQPYTSPASSTYTTPQSKQNIFNSNQQLPSTPSHSGVNAVDRVASNQSSVDQRFQSLDPGNQTARLPSMSTTVDSMATSMSDRPISHIQADAAMPHGVNNNFKTFGVPLESLIEYEQDMVPAIVRQCIYVIDTYGLDLEGIYRKSANVLDVSKLREDIDKDPSNVSMILPSKNFHDTDIYLVGSLLKAFFSSLPDTLLPKSIAEEVKICCAIDDPKTRKNYMHGLIYKLPDAQYWTLRALLFHLKRILEHESKNRMNLKGLCIIWGPTIIPPNVDDEHDVNYQIRSMETLLSVADQAFEPE, encoded by the coding sequence atgattaaCTCTCCTAGTGATTCGAAACTAAATGGGTCCATAGATGGGAATGAAACCTTCCCGCAGGGTTCCCCTAACGTTAATGATACTGTACATTCATCATCGTCAGCTACATCCAACTCgatatcatcattgaaaaCATCAAATAGTCAACCTTTCGCACAAACAACTACCCAACAATCGCGACCCAATGAGGTTTCTTTATTACAAAGAtcagaaataaaaaaagtaaTGGATTCAGATGTAGCAATCAATGCCCTGTTGTCAAGATTAAAACaatcattattaacatgtgaagaatttacaaaatttatacgtaagaaatatatctttgaagaagagCATACACAAGAACTATCCAAGCAATATAAACATTTCTTCACAACTGCTTCTCAATCTAGTTCATTAATCTTTGTAAGAAAACCAATTCACGACGTCCTTGCATTTGATGGGAAATTATCGGTTGTGAAGGAAAGTTACGTGAAAGCACTACAAAAAATGTATGATGAAATAAGCGCTTTATTATTGACAATGACTAAGATGAGGAAATCAGTGAAAGAGCATAGTAGAAGATTGGAAAAGGATGTCTCTGATGCAATACATAGTGCAGAAAAGGCTCAAAATAGATATACCTCTCTATGTCAAGATTGGGATAAATTAAGAATGACTGATCCAACAAAGACAAAATTGACATTAAGAGGTTCCAAGACAACAAAGGAACAAGAGGAGGAATTATTGAGGAAAATTGATAGTGCAGACTTGgaatataaacaaaaagtggaccattcaaattcattaagaaCTACTTTCATAATAAGAGAAAGACCCAAAATCGTTTCAGAATTAAAGGATttaattttggaaatagATACTGCAATGACTATTCAATTGcaaaaatatacaatttGGACTGAAAATTTGATCCTAAATAGTGGTGTCTCCATAAGTCCCTTGGATTCGAATAAGTCAATGAAAGCTGTCGCATCATCTgtaaagaatgaaaaagatctttatgatttcttaaataaatataaccATGCCGGGAAAAATTCTTTGTTAGTAAATAGAAATTTGATCCCAGTTAATTATAAGAAATATCCATCTATGATgaaacataataataaagctAACAAGTCCCCCCCAAAATTTGCAGTGGACCCATCAAGAAATTCAATACCAAAGAGAGTGATTTCGACACATAATGAAACACCATTCCAAGACACACCTCAAGCGAAATCATCGATAATGACAGATCCAACGATAACTGCTGGAGCTACCTTGGCTTCAACATCTATATCATCCCCTAGTAGCCAACCATATACGTCGCCAGCTTCTAGCACTTATACAACTCCACAAAGTAAACAAAACATATTCAACTCAAACCAGCAACTACCCTCAACTCCTTCCCACTCAGGTGTAAATGCCGTAGATAGGGTTGCATCAAATCAATCCAGTGTAGATCAACGATTTCAATCATTGGATCCTGGTAATCAAACAGCACGTCTACCAAGCATGTCCACAACAGTGGACTCAATGGCAACATCAATGTCTGATAGGCCAATATCTCACATACAAGCAGATGCAGCAATGCCACATGGTGTaaacaataattttaaGACTTTCGGCGTTCCCTTAGAATCATTGATTGAATATGAACAAGATATGGTACCTGCCATAGTACGTCAATGTATATATGTCATCGATACATACGGGTTAGATCTGGAAGGTATCTACAGAAAATCAGCGAATGTTTTAGATGTAAGTAAATTGAGGGAAGACATAGATAAAGATCCATCCAATgtttcaatgattttacCATCTAAAAATTTCCATGATACAGATATTTACCTAGTAGGTTCATTGTTAAAGGCATTCTTTTCGTCGTTACCTGACACATTATTACCCAAATCAATAGCTGAAGAAGTGAAAATATGTTGTGCAATTGATGATCCAAAGACaagaaagaattatatGCATGGTTTGATTTATAAATTACCTGATGCACAATATTGGACGTTAAGAGCTTTATTATTCCATctgaaaagaatattggAACATGAATCGAAAAATagaatgaatttgaaaggATTATGTATTATTTGGGGGCCAACAATCATTCCTCCAAATGTTGATGACGAGCATGATGTAAACTATCAAATACGTTCCATGGAAACTCTGTTAAGCGTCGCTGATCAAGCTTTCGAACCAGAGTGA
- the TAE1 gene encoding N-terminal protein methyltransferase (similar to Saccharomyces cerevisiae YBR261C; ancestral locus Anc_1.341) — translation MSANNNKPDSHIDYEDAIDYWTNTPATVDGVLGGYGEGTTVPTMDVLGSNHFLRKLKSRMIPEENYRKYGADIGAGIGRVTKTMLHKHCAVIDLVEPVDPFCKQIKEEVKELSKQGKIGQIYQVGMQDWTPEEGKYWLIWCQWCVGHLPDEELVKFFQRCVKGLQPNGTIIVKENNTPSNQDDFDPEDSSVTRSDKKFKELFEKSGLKLIATDRQKGLPEELYPVRMYALKPKTV, via the coding sequence atgtcTGCTAATAACAACAAACCAGATTCTCATATTGATTACGAGGACGCGATAGATTACTGGACCAATACACCAGCAACAGTGGATGGTGTTCTCGGAGGTTACGGTGAGGGAACCACAGTTCCCACAATGGATGTACTTGGTTCCAACCATTTCCTACGTAAGTTAAAATCAAGAATGATTccagaagaaaattatagGAAATATGGTGCTGATATTGGTGCTGGGATTGGACGTGTCACCAAGACAATGCTGCATAAACATTGTGCTGTCATTGATTTGGTGGAACCAGTAGATCCATTTTGTAAACAAATAAAGGAAGAAGTGAAGGAACTTTCCAAACAAGGGAAAATCGGACAAATATATCAAGTGGGCATGCAAGATTGGACTCCTGAAGAGGGGAAATATTGGTTGATTTGGTGTCAATGGTGTGTGGGACATTTACCTGATGAAGAACTGGTCAAGTTTTTCCAAAGATGTGTGAAGGGTTTACAACCAAATGGTACTATAATTGTCAAGGAAAATAACACTCCATCAAACCAAGATGATTTCGATCCGGAAGATTCTTCTGTGACAAGATCTGACAAGAAGTTTAAggaattgtttgaaaaaagtGGATTAAAATTAATTGCGACTGACAGACAAAAGGGCTTACCTGAAGAACTATACCCAGTGAGGATGTATGCTTTGAAACCGAAGACGGTATGA